The Elgaria multicarinata webbii isolate HBS135686 ecotype San Diego chromosome 1, rElgMul1.1.pri, whole genome shotgun sequence genome has a window encoding:
- the PLEKHH3 gene encoding pleckstrin homology domain-containing family H member 3 isoform X2, with protein MPFSGGLWWLLCCRQGFTLLRRDYGEAGKRGADEEEAEESFELRSQADQGSALQVNFTQPSRASSDSERSLPVAEDTHHLITEKKCGRVQDVPDAIVKGWLQREVRGGIKTPWLRPRKYWFVLTEDSLDYYSGCEVSARRLGSLVLTSLCSVLWPDKQTYKETGYWAVTVFGRKHCYRLYTEHLNEAVHWVCALQKVIISKAPVQTPTQLLMCDIEENRNSPENLDQIYQNNPILCYTAGPIYAPLLPFSYAAPGGQGYAGLRDEAVKLFHSLQQLEGVREPALLMQGVLQTCHDLPSLVDEIYCQLVKQTTEPPIPGAPANLRYWQLLTCMSCTFMPSLPVLCYLQLHLQRTENRFPASEIAQYGHFITEALRKTKRWECVPSLDEIAGLMGHQEVVCTMHCPGTGTCHVAITSQTTVQEVAQKLMLRLGLACSPNSFVLYEETWQRECPLPEDVLVAEVLTRFENLAGDESHWKLPGSLWLRHYRCLNMDRVPCKSQEFALLFKQGISRWSVVCWTVEWLLTGKATGEVEGTFTRPSLGGGHQGQTEAIAGDETARGHGRPPRPGGHVVGLWLCCL; from the exons ATGCCGTTCTCCGGCGGCTTGTGGTGGCTGCTGTGCTGTAGGCAAGGCTTCACCTTGCTCCGGCGTGACTATGGCGAGGCAGGCAAGCGGGGGGCAGACGAGGAGGAAGCCGAGGAGTCCTTCGAGCTGCGCAGTCAAGCCGACCAG GGATCTGCCTTGCAGGTGAACTTCACTCAGCCCAGTCGTGCTAGCAGTGATTCTGAAAG GTCCTTGCCAGTGGCTGAAGATACGCACCACCTTATCACAGAGAAGAAGTGTGGAAGGGTGCAAGATGTACCTGATGCTATTGTGAAAG GCTGGCTGCAGCGAGAGGTGCGGGGAGGTATAAAGACTCCGTGGCTGCGGCCCCGCAAATACTGGTTTGTGCTGACCGAGGATTCCCTTGACTACTATAGCGGGTGCGAGGTGAGCGCCCGGCGCCTTGGGTCCCTTGTCCTCACCAGCCTCTGTTCTGTGCTATGGCCTGACAAGCAGACCTACAAAGAGACAG GATACTGGGCAGTGACTGTTTTCGGCAGGAAGCACTGCTACCGGCTCTACACGGAGCACTTAAATGAGGCTGTGCATTGGGTTTGTGCACTGCAGAAGGTCATCATCAGCAAAGCCCCTGTTCAGACCCCCACGCAACTCCTCATGTGTGACATTGAG GAGAACCGCAACAGCCCAGAAAACCTGGATCAAATTTATCAAAATAATCCCATCCTGTGTTATACGGCTGGTCCTATCTATGCACCACTACTACCCTTCTCTTATGCAG CTCCTGGTGGCCAAGGCTATGCAGGGCTTCGTGATGAAGCTGTCAAGCTGTTCCACTCACTTCAACAGCTGGAAGGGGTGCGAGAGCCAGCACTCCTCATGCAGGGGGTGCTGCAAACTTGCCATGACCTCCCATCCCTGGTGGATGAGATTTACTGCCAACTGGTGAAGCAGACAACAGAGCCACCCATACCAGGTGCACCTGCAAACCTGCGCTACTGGCAGCTGCTCACTTGCATGAGCTGCACCTTTATGCCTTCCCTGCCTGTACTGTGCTACCTGCAGCTGCACCTGCAGCG GACAGAGAATCGGTTCCCAGCCTCAGAGATAGCTCAATATGGACACTTCATCACAGAGGCCCTGCGTAAGACCAAGAGGTGGGAGTGTGTGCCCTCATTGGATGAGATTGCAGGACTGATGGGACACCAGGAAGTGGTGTGCACCATGCACTGCCCTGGCACCGGCACCTGTCATGTCGCCATCACCTCTCAAACCACAGTCCAGGAG GTGGCCCAGAAGCTGATGTTGCGCCTGGGCCTGGCCTGTAGCCCCAACTCATTTGTCCTCTATGAGGAGACCTGGCAGCGTGAGTGCCCCCTTCCGGAGGATGTGCTGGTGGCAGAGGTCCTCACCAGGTTTGAGAA CTTAGCTGGAGATGAGTCACACTGGAAGCTCCCTGGAAGTCTCTGGTTGAGGCATTATAGGTGTCTGAACATGGACCGTGTCCCCTGCAAAAGCCAGGAGTTTGCACTGCTGTTTAAGCAA GGGATTTCTCGCTGGAGCGTTGTCTGCTGGACTGTGGAGTGGCTCCTCACTGGCAAAGCAACAGGTGAAGTGGAAGGAACATTCACCCGGCCATCTCTAGGAGGCGGCCATCAAGGACAAACCGAAGCAATTGCAGGGGATGAGACAGCTAGAGGCCATGGCAGGCCACCTCGACCTGGTGGGCATGTGGTTGGCCTTTGGCTCTGCTGCCTTTGA
- the PLEKHH3 gene encoding pleckstrin homology domain-containing family H member 3 isoform X1 has translation MPFSGGLWWLLCCRQGFTLLRRDYGEAGKRGADEEEAEESFELRSQADQGSALQVNFTQPSRASSDSERSLPVAEDTHHLITEKKCGRVQDVPDAIVKGWLQREVRGGIKTPWLRPRKYWFVLTEDSLDYYSGCEVSARRLGSLVLTSLCSVLWPDKQTYKETGYWAVTVFGRKHCYRLYTEHLNEAVHWVCALQKVIISKAPVQTPTQLLMCDIEENRNSPENLDQIYQNNPILCYTAGPIYAPLLPFSYAAPGGQGYAGLRDEAVKLFHSLQQLEGVREPALLMQGVLQTCHDLPSLVDEIYCQLVKQTTEPPIPGAPANLRYWQLLTCMSCTFMPSLPVLCYLQLHLQRRTENRFPASEIAQYGHFITEALRKTKRWECVPSLDEIAGLMGHQEVVCTMHCPGTGTCHVAITSQTTVQEVAQKLMLRLGLACSPNSFVLYEETWQRECPLPEDVLVAEVLTRFENLAGDESHWKLPGSLWLRHYRCLNMDRVPCKSQEFALLFKQGISRWSVVCWTVEWLLTGKATGEVEGTFTRPSLGGGHQGQTEAIAGDETARGHGRPPRPGGHVVGLWLCCL, from the exons ATGCCGTTCTCCGGCGGCTTGTGGTGGCTGCTGTGCTGTAGGCAAGGCTTCACCTTGCTCCGGCGTGACTATGGCGAGGCAGGCAAGCGGGGGGCAGACGAGGAGGAAGCCGAGGAGTCCTTCGAGCTGCGCAGTCAAGCCGACCAG GGATCTGCCTTGCAGGTGAACTTCACTCAGCCCAGTCGTGCTAGCAGTGATTCTGAAAG GTCCTTGCCAGTGGCTGAAGATACGCACCACCTTATCACAGAGAAGAAGTGTGGAAGGGTGCAAGATGTACCTGATGCTATTGTGAAAG GCTGGCTGCAGCGAGAGGTGCGGGGAGGTATAAAGACTCCGTGGCTGCGGCCCCGCAAATACTGGTTTGTGCTGACCGAGGATTCCCTTGACTACTATAGCGGGTGCGAGGTGAGCGCCCGGCGCCTTGGGTCCCTTGTCCTCACCAGCCTCTGTTCTGTGCTATGGCCTGACAAGCAGACCTACAAAGAGACAG GATACTGGGCAGTGACTGTTTTCGGCAGGAAGCACTGCTACCGGCTCTACACGGAGCACTTAAATGAGGCTGTGCATTGGGTTTGTGCACTGCAGAAGGTCATCATCAGCAAAGCCCCTGTTCAGACCCCCACGCAACTCCTCATGTGTGACATTGAG GAGAACCGCAACAGCCCAGAAAACCTGGATCAAATTTATCAAAATAATCCCATCCTGTGTTATACGGCTGGTCCTATCTATGCACCACTACTACCCTTCTCTTATGCAG CTCCTGGTGGCCAAGGCTATGCAGGGCTTCGTGATGAAGCTGTCAAGCTGTTCCACTCACTTCAACAGCTGGAAGGGGTGCGAGAGCCAGCACTCCTCATGCAGGGGGTGCTGCAAACTTGCCATGACCTCCCATCCCTGGTGGATGAGATTTACTGCCAACTGGTGAAGCAGACAACAGAGCCACCCATACCAGGTGCACCTGCAAACCTGCGCTACTGGCAGCTGCTCACTTGCATGAGCTGCACCTTTATGCCTTCCCTGCCTGTACTGTGCTACCTGCAGCTGCACCTGCAGCG CAGGACAGAGAATCGGTTCCCAGCCTCAGAGATAGCTCAATATGGACACTTCATCACAGAGGCCCTGCGTAAGACCAAGAGGTGGGAGTGTGTGCCCTCATTGGATGAGATTGCAGGACTGATGGGACACCAGGAAGTGGTGTGCACCATGCACTGCCCTGGCACCGGCACCTGTCATGTCGCCATCACCTCTCAAACCACAGTCCAGGAG GTGGCCCAGAAGCTGATGTTGCGCCTGGGCCTGGCCTGTAGCCCCAACTCATTTGTCCTCTATGAGGAGACCTGGCAGCGTGAGTGCCCCCTTCCGGAGGATGTGCTGGTGGCAGAGGTCCTCACCAGGTTTGAGAA CTTAGCTGGAGATGAGTCACACTGGAAGCTCCCTGGAAGTCTCTGGTTGAGGCATTATAGGTGTCTGAACATGGACCGTGTCCCCTGCAAAAGCCAGGAGTTTGCACTGCTGTTTAAGCAA GGGATTTCTCGCTGGAGCGTTGTCTGCTGGACTGTGGAGTGGCTCCTCACTGGCAAAGCAACAGGTGAAGTGGAAGGAACATTCACCCGGCCATCTCTAGGAGGCGGCCATCAAGGACAAACCGAAGCAATTGCAGGGGATGAGACAGCTAGAGGCCATGGCAGGCCACCTCGACCTGGTGGGCATGTGGTTGGCCTTTGGCTCTGCTGCCTTTGA